One genomic region from Bacillus sp. SLBN-46 encodes:
- a CDS encoding ATP-binding protein, with protein MESVILLDYIMNLSIFSLMVSLPLVIRSFINHKPFKKVQFWVGLYGGIVSIILVLLSIHQGGYSYDIRYAPVILVFSYLGPIAGFITGIFSLLIRLYSSGQWMPAIIGWSIIMISFSIIHRYISRLTSIKKSAIFFATYLVIYIVTVPFLFNVFRDKPFFHLQYILFVMLGVVIGALLIESYVKLHRLNNRLSDMYKMLGESESKYRLIAENTSDLIMVMNKDHSISYFSPSHEVVLGFHTSELEKFELCTFIHSEDVSLFKNTIKTMFEQKESQALEFRLKHMEGHYIEFESRCMPVKGEGQSVEHIVIISRDVSERKKAEGFLLQSEKLSIVGELAAGVAHEIRNPLTTIKGFLQLYRGENTTIDRLLLTELERIEGITSELLSLGKPQAVQLNRTDLRELLEDTLELLSPEALMNGIQINLKVENTALFITCERNQLKQVFLNILKNAMEAMKDGGEISIDLRKSAEGECLISVQDQGCGIPEELLPRLGEPFYSLKEKGTGLGIMICHKILKQHHGSILYKSKMNEGTLVEITLPLAS; from the coding sequence GTGGAATCAGTGATCCTTTTAGACTATATTATGAATCTCTCAATATTTTCACTCATGGTTAGTTTGCCACTAGTAATACGCTCATTCATCAATCATAAACCCTTTAAGAAGGTTCAATTTTGGGTGGGTTTATATGGGGGAATTGTTTCAATTATCCTTGTTTTATTATCCATTCACCAGGGTGGTTATTCTTACGATATACGGTACGCTCCTGTTATCCTGGTTTTTTCCTACCTTGGACCAATTGCGGGATTCATTACTGGGATTTTTTCATTACTCATAAGATTGTATTCAAGTGGTCAATGGATGCCGGCAATTATTGGCTGGTCAATCATTATGATTAGTTTTTCAATAATCCATAGGTATATTTCGCGGTTGACCTCCATTAAAAAGAGTGCCATTTTCTTTGCAACCTATTTGGTCATCTACATAGTCACCGTTCCGTTTCTATTTAATGTGTTTAGAGACAAGCCATTCTTTCACCTTCAATATATATTATTTGTGATGTTAGGAGTGGTCATTGGAGCTTTACTCATTGAGTCCTATGTAAAGCTCCACAGGTTAAATAATAGGCTGTCTGATATGTATAAAATGTTAGGAGAAAGCGAATCGAAATACCGGCTTATTGCTGAAAATACATCAGACCTGATCATGGTGATGAATAAGGATCACTCGATCAGTTACTTTTCCCCTTCCCATGAAGTTGTTTTAGGTTTTCACACTAGCGAATTAGAAAAATTCGAATTATGTACGTTCATTCATTCGGAAGACGTCTCTCTTTTTAAAAACACAATAAAGACCATGTTTGAGCAGAAAGAATCTCAAGCGTTAGAATTCCGTTTGAAACACATGGAAGGTCATTATATAGAATTTGAGTCCCGATGTATGCCTGTTAAAGGAGAAGGACAATCAGTCGAGCATATTGTTATTATCAGTCGAGATGTTTCTGAACGGAAAAAAGCAGAGGGATTCCTACTGCAATCAGAGAAGCTTTCTATTGTCGGGGAACTGGCTGCGGGAGTAGCGCATGAAATCAGAAACCCTTTAACAACAATCAAAGGCTTCCTCCAACTCTATCGGGGAGAGAATACCACAATTGACCGCTTGCTTCTTACAGAATTAGAGCGGATTGAGGGTATTACCAGCGAATTACTCTCTTTAGGAAAGCCGCAGGCAGTGCAATTAAATCGGACTGATTTGCGAGAATTACTAGAAGATACATTAGAGTTACTGTCACCAGAAGCGCTGATGAATGGTATTCAAATTAATTTAAAAGTGGAAAATACGGCTTTGTTTATTACTTGTGAAAGGAATCAATTAAAGCAGGTATTCCTCAATATTTTAAAAAATGCGATGGAGGCCATGAAGGATGGAGGAGAAATTAGCATTGACCTTCGAAAGAGTGCAGAAGGAGAGTGCCTGATTTCTGTTCAAGACCAAGGCTGCGGTATTCCTGAAGAGCTTCTTCCTCGTCTAGGCGAGCCATTCTATAGCTTAAAAGAAAAGGGAACAGGCCTAGGAATCATGATTTGTCATAAAATACTTAAGCAGCACCATGGCAGTATTTTATACAAGAGTAAAATGAATGAAGGAACATTGGTAGAGATTACACTGCCATTGGCCAGTTAA
- a CDS encoding Zn-dependent hydrolase, which yields MQKQKLLINGERLMKELERFADFGRTENNGVTRLSLSEEDRRVRDYFRSCCEELGMSVKVDDMGCMYATLEGTENKPPILIGSHLDTVKKGGRFDGVLGVVTGLEVVRTLVENNIKPKIPITIVNFTNEEGARFEPSMMASGVLSGKFDKSVMVQKKDAEGTTFGEALKAIGYEGEVDNRLKEATAFLELHIEQGPILEKEALTIGVVECVVGMCCYEIEVTGESDHAGTTPMNMRKDALFATNNLINEIRQRLGSLDEELVFTIGRVNVYPSIHTVIPNKVIFTLEARHKDMEIVNSVKDFIHGLSQFADNEGCEIKTTKLWERDTVWFESEICKLLEESAQSLGYSNKRMVSGAGHDAQFIASYVPTAMLFVPSINGKSHCEVERTTWEDCEKGVNVILDTVLSLLSK from the coding sequence ATGCAAAAACAAAAGCTATTGATTAATGGGGAAAGACTGATGAAGGAACTGGAACGATTTGCAGATTTTGGTCGGACAGAAAACAATGGGGTTACAAGATTGTCGTTATCAGAGGAAGATCGCCGTGTCAGAGATTACTTTCGCTCCTGCTGCGAAGAGTTAGGGATGTCGGTCAAAGTAGATGATATGGGATGTATGTATGCCACACTGGAGGGAACCGAAAATAAACCTCCTATTTTAATAGGTTCCCATTTGGATACCGTGAAAAAAGGTGGGCGCTTCGACGGTGTTCTAGGAGTAGTTACCGGCTTAGAAGTAGTTAGAACACTTGTAGAAAATAACATCAAACCAAAAATTCCAATTACTATTGTTAATTTTACAAATGAAGAAGGGGCAAGATTCGAGCCTTCTATGATGGCTTCTGGTGTCCTATCTGGGAAATTTGATAAATCGGTCATGGTGCAAAAGAAAGATGCAGAGGGTACCACTTTTGGAGAGGCATTAAAGGCCATCGGATATGAGGGTGAGGTAGACAATCGCCTCAAAGAAGCGACTGCCTTTTTAGAGCTGCATATTGAACAAGGGCCTATTTTAGAAAAAGAGGCACTCACCATTGGTGTTGTCGAATGTGTGGTTGGGATGTGCTGTTATGAAATAGAAGTAACAGGAGAATCCGACCATGCAGGCACTACACCAATGAATATGCGAAAGGATGCCCTTTTCGCAACGAACAACCTCATTAATGAAATCCGTCAACGTTTAGGCAGCCTGGATGAAGAGTTAGTATTTACCATCGGTCGAGTGAACGTATATCCAAGTATCCATACCGTTATCCCAAATAAAGTGATTTTTACTCTTGAGGCAAGGCATAAAGATATGGAAATCGTCAATTCCGTTAAAGATTTCATTCATGGGCTTTCTCAATTCGCAGATAATGAAGGTTGTGAGATTAAGACTACTAAACTATGGGAGCGGGATACGGTTTGGTTTGAGTCGGAAATTTGCAAACTTTTAGAGGAATCTGCCCAGTCGCTTGGATACTCCAACAAACGAATGGTTAGCGGTGCAGGGCATGATGCTCAATTTATTGCCAGCTATGTTCCGACCGCCATGCTGTTTGTGCCAAGTATCAATGGAAAGAGCCATTGCGAGGTAGAACGGACGACGTGGGAAGACTGTGAAAAAGGTGTGAATGTTATTTTAGACACTGTGCTTTCTTTATTATCAAAATAG
- a CDS encoding MFS transporter, producing MWRNRNVWILLSGEFIAGLGLWLGIIGNLEFMQAKLPSDFLKSLLLAGGLLAGIAVGPYAGRLTDQASKKRVMLIAGFVRAISVIFMLIAIHTGSIWWMAVFLVLLQISAAFYFPTLQAALPLIVADKDLLQLNGVHMNVSTLSRIIGTALAGVLLVVLPLSMLYVGSLVGYVALFILTWFLNFDERQLDKTEKMKNKSSVNTSFKDVFPIIRNLPIVYMTLIMTLVPVLFLGGFNLLVINISELQHSSAIKGWIYTAEGISFMIGAFFIKLISDRSSPYIILFACSFMIGCSQLLLYLANVPVLSVLAFALFGFSVGCFFPTAATIFQTKVPKEYHGRFFSFRNMLDRISFQTVLLISGFLLDLIGLQLMCVLFGVLSIITTTIFYVRHKRVSTGRTKELTVKGHHPA from the coding sequence ATGTGGAGAAACAGGAATGTTTGGATTTTATTATCTGGGGAGTTTATTGCGGGCTTGGGATTGTGGCTAGGCATTATTGGAAACCTAGAGTTTATGCAGGCAAAGCTGCCTTCGGATTTCTTAAAGTCATTACTTTTAGCAGGAGGGTTACTTGCCGGTATTGCGGTAGGACCATATGCTGGCCGGCTAACCGATCAAGCCAGTAAGAAAAGAGTCATGTTGATAGCTGGTTTCGTACGTGCTATTAGCGTGATTTTTATGCTTATTGCAATCCACACCGGTTCCATTTGGTGGATGGCCGTGTTTTTAGTTTTACTGCAAATATCTGCTGCGTTTTATTTTCCAACACTTCAGGCGGCACTTCCACTTATTGTTGCTGATAAAGATTTGCTTCAGTTAAACGGGGTTCATATGAACGTGTCTACCCTGTCTCGAATTATTGGAACCGCACTGGCTGGAGTATTGCTGGTAGTTCTCCCCTTATCCATGCTCTATGTAGGTTCGCTTGTAGGATATGTAGCGCTATTTATCCTTACCTGGTTCTTGAATTTTGATGAGCGACAACTAGATAAAACAGAAAAGATGAAGAACAAGTCTTCAGTGAATACTAGTTTTAAAGATGTATTCCCCATCATTAGAAATCTACCGATTGTCTATATGACACTTATTATGACACTGGTACCGGTGTTGTTTCTCGGCGGGTTCAACCTGCTAGTGATTAACATAAGTGAGCTCCAGCATAGTTCAGCCATCAAAGGGTGGATTTATACTGCTGAAGGAATCTCATTTATGATTGGTGCGTTTTTTATTAAATTAATCAGTGACAGAAGTTCGCCTTATATTATTTTGTTCGCCTGTTCTTTTATGATCGGCTGCTCACAGCTGCTCCTTTATTTAGCGAATGTTCCTGTGCTAAGCGTATTGGCCTTTGCCTTATTCGGCTTTTCCGTAGGCTGCTTTTTCCCGACAGCCGCTACCATTTTCCAAACAAAAGTACCAAAGGAGTATCACGGACGCTTCTTTTCCTTCCGTAATATGCTGGACCGAATTTCGTTTCAGACTGTTCTGCTAATTAGCGGCTTTCTTCTGGACCTGATTGGGTTACAGCTCATGTGCGTCCTATTCGGAGTATTATCCATTATCACCACCACAATCTTCTACGTTAGACACAAGAGGGTTTCAACTGGTCGAACAAAAGAACTGACAGTAAAAGGGCATCATCCAGCCTAG
- a CDS encoding DUF4097 family beta strand repeat-containing protein: protein MSSSLTTSGVIRVNDISGEQMMLKASSGDVTAKNISSKELTIQATSGDIAVNGIDAKQISVHTTSGDIDGARVAGFTHLTLEATSGDISLNTRETSFILDFMSTSGEGEVTVPNFLFEEKTEERIIGNKGEGNHSITVKTTSGDFSFK, encoded by the coding sequence ATGTCCTCTTCCTTGACTACTTCTGGTGTCATTCGTGTAAATGATATATCAGGAGAACAAATGATGCTTAAAGCCTCGTCGGGGGATGTTACTGCAAAAAATATTTCCTCTAAGGAACTAACGATTCAGGCAACTTCTGGGGATATTGCCGTCAATGGAATTGATGCCAAACAGATTTCAGTCCACACAACCTCAGGGGATATTGATGGAGCGAGAGTTGCAGGATTTACTCATTTAACTCTTGAAGCAACCAGTGGTGATATTTCTCTTAATACAAGAGAAACTTCTTTCATCCTGGACTTCATGTCCACATCAGGAGAAGGCGAAGTCACCGTTCCAAACTTCCTATTTGAAGAAAAAACAGAAGAACGAATCATAGGGAACAAAGGAGAAGGCAACCATTCTATCACTGTGAAAACCACCTCAGGCGACTTCTCTTTCAAATAA
- a CDS encoding alanine/glycine:cation symporter family protein, whose product MKMIENFVNESNTLLWSYILIVLLIGSGLYFTFRTKFVQFRMVGEMFRLMGEGAKGDTKGISSFQAFCISTASRVGTGNLAGVAIAITTGGPGAVFWMWLIALVGSASAFIEATLAQIYKVKDGDTFRGGPAYYMEKALKARWMGITFAVLISITFGLAFNSVQANTITSSLNNSFGINKMVIAAVLSVITAVIIFGGLKRIAKVAEWMVPVMAGAYILIALYIMITNITEIPGVFALIFESAFGMKEVAGGAIGAAMMNGIKRGLFSNEAGMGSAPNAAATANVSHPVKQGLIQALGVFVDTLVICSSTAFIILLSGLYTSKEGNGIILTQSALEGSLGSWAGVFLAIIVFLFAFSSVVGNYYYGESNIGFIKNNKLVLNAYRIAVVGMVAFGSLAELSFVWSLADLFMGLMAIINLIAIILLGKIAFAALADYKKQKANGQNPVFYTSNIEGLQNLEAWESAPTTEKQKKKIG is encoded by the coding sequence ATGAAGATGATTGAAAATTTTGTAAATGAGTCCAATACGTTACTCTGGTCTTATATTCTTATCGTTTTATTAATAGGATCAGGTCTTTATTTCACTTTTCGCACAAAGTTTGTCCAATTCCGTATGGTAGGAGAGATGTTTCGCTTAATGGGTGAAGGGGCCAAAGGCGATACAAAAGGAATCTCATCTTTCCAAGCCTTTTGTATCAGTACTGCATCAAGGGTAGGAACAGGAAACCTCGCCGGAGTAGCCATTGCCATCACTACCGGTGGACCAGGAGCTGTTTTCTGGATGTGGCTAATTGCATTGGTCGGTTCAGCTTCTGCTTTTATAGAAGCAACACTTGCACAAATTTATAAGGTCAAAGATGGAGACACCTTCCGAGGTGGTCCCGCTTATTATATGGAAAAAGCATTGAAGGCCCGTTGGATGGGGATTACCTTTGCTGTTCTCATTTCCATAACTTTTGGACTAGCCTTTAACTCTGTTCAGGCAAACACAATTACAAGCTCCCTGAACAATTCATTTGGAATAAATAAAATGGTCATTGCGGCTGTTTTATCGGTTATTACTGCCGTTATTATTTTTGGCGGACTAAAGCGCATTGCCAAGGTCGCAGAGTGGATGGTTCCCGTTATGGCCGGAGCGTATATTCTAATCGCCCTGTACATCATGATAACGAATATAACAGAAATTCCTGGCGTGTTTGCATTAATTTTTGAAAGTGCTTTTGGTATGAAAGAAGTAGCTGGAGGAGCAATTGGTGCTGCAATGATGAACGGGATCAAACGTGGGCTATTCTCAAACGAAGCAGGTATGGGTAGTGCCCCGAATGCAGCAGCCACTGCAAATGTCAGTCATCCTGTTAAACAAGGTTTAATTCAGGCGCTGGGTGTATTTGTGGATACGCTTGTTATTTGTAGCTCAACAGCGTTTATTATTCTTCTATCAGGGCTGTACACCTCTAAAGAGGGGAACGGGATTATCCTAACGCAGAGCGCCCTTGAAGGTTCTTTAGGATCATGGGCGGGTGTTTTCCTTGCTATTATCGTATTCCTATTTGCCTTTAGTTCTGTAGTGGGGAATTACTACTACGGTGAATCGAATATCGGATTTATTAAAAATAACAAGCTTGTGCTAAACGCGTACCGTATTGCCGTTGTCGGCATGGTTGCGTTTGGATCATTAGCAGAACTGAGCTTTGTTTGGAGTCTTGCTGACTTATTCATGGGATTAATGGCTATTATCAACTTGATCGCTATTATTCTATTAGGAAAAATCGCGTTTGCGGCCCTTGCTGACTATAAGAAGCAAAAAGCAAACGGCCAAAATCCTGTCTTCTATACTTCAAACATCGAAGGCTTACAAAACCTAGAAGCATGGGAAAGCGCACCAACTACTGAAAAACAAAAGAAAAAGATAGGTTAA
- a CDS encoding GGDEF domain-containing protein, with translation MLKARLYDISIFLTALAIAISSKHIIIPTSDFIKSLIVFWVFSSLYYHLRVFSKNGNTNFEYGISYCLSFVLFTGPLGLFIFETIYRFTVYAYRKWTKTADPSEFTDTLYNIGAFVITNSIAYFLYLQLGSIIDSNNYVFWISMFLLTCIASLLSATFLVTAFYIMGDFKTLKEGVDFVFKSRSLLDYGKVAITNGLLFLFLKDGKWDMLISLFILNYVVSRSFFSKAQSAQHKLERDKFEQMAYTDFLTGVHNRTFMDKKMAELNQSEEQIGIVVCDIDKFKRINDNFNHAVGDKVIQHFASTLKSYLDEEDYLFRSGGEEFTLCLRKRDYDQTRDLVNEILDGVANNAVNVEYQGEHVSICYTASFGLYYYKVNDQISIEKAYIMADQLLFRSKDLGKNRASMVNGLAKAVVV, from the coding sequence ATGCTAAAAGCTAGGCTGTATGACATATCCATCTTTCTTACTGCTCTGGCCATAGCTATTAGCTCAAAACATATAATAATACCCACATCTGACTTTATTAAGTCATTAATTGTGTTTTGGGTTTTCTCCAGTCTTTATTATCACCTTAGAGTTTTTTCAAAAAACGGCAACACTAATTTTGAATATGGTATTAGCTACTGTTTATCATTTGTTTTGTTTACTGGTCCTCTTGGCTTATTCATATTTGAAACGATCTACCGCTTTACCGTGTATGCTTATAGAAAGTGGACAAAGACCGCTGACCCCAGTGAGTTTACAGACACTTTATATAATATTGGTGCCTTTGTTATTACCAACTCAATAGCCTACTTCTTGTATCTACAATTAGGATCGATCATTGATTCAAATAACTATGTTTTTTGGATTTCGATGTTTTTACTGACGTGTATCGCCTCCCTTCTTTCCGCTACCTTCTTAGTTACCGCTTTTTACATAATGGGTGATTTTAAAACCCTTAAAGAAGGTGTAGACTTTGTTTTTAAAAGTAGAAGTTTGCTTGATTATGGGAAAGTAGCCATCACCAACGGATTGCTTTTCTTGTTTTTAAAAGATGGGAAATGGGATATGTTAATTAGTTTATTTATTTTAAACTACGTGGTAAGCCGTTCCTTTTTCTCGAAGGCTCAAAGCGCTCAACATAAGCTGGAGAGGGACAAGTTCGAGCAAATGGCCTATACAGACTTCCTGACTGGCGTGCACAACCGTACATTTATGGATAAAAAAATGGCCGAGCTTAATCAATCGGAAGAACAAATTGGTATTGTTGTATGCGACATCGATAAGTTTAAACGAATCAATGACAATTTTAATCACGCAGTAGGCGATAAAGTCATTCAGCACTTTGCTTCTACGTTAAAAAGCTATCTGGATGAAGAGGATTATTTGTTCCGAAGTGGTGGAGAGGAATTTACTCTTTGTCTCAGAAAGAGAGATTATGATCAAACACGGGATCTGGTTAATGAAATTCTGGATGGCGTTGCAAATAACGCAGTAAATGTGGAGTATCAGGGTGAACACGTCTCCATTTGCTATACTGCTTCGTTTGGCCTTTATTACTACAAGGTAAATGACCAGATTTCTATAGAAAAAGCCTATATTATGGCTGACCAGCTGTTGTTCCGTTCCAAGGATCTAGGAAAGAACAGAGCTTCCATGGTTAACGGTCTGGCAAAAGCAGTAGTCGTGTAA